Within the Borrelia miyamotoi genome, the region TAATAACAAAACTGCATATAGGAAACCTATCTCCACCAAGTATTAAATTGAGAACAAGATAATAAAGCCCAGAAATCACAATAAGCCAACCAATTTGAGCAATAGAATGTACATATGGTTTTTCCTTCACTTTTCGAATAAAATTCCACACGTGAGCTAGTAATATTTGCAAAAGACCTATTGTAAAACATACAAACATAATGTTCTGCATGCTATTCTTTCCCGTCAAATACTCAAGCCTAAAAAGCTTTAAAATAGGAAATAAATCAAGAAAAAAAGGAGTACTTCCAAACCAAGTGCCAGTCATCGAACCATATATTATTGCTGACGTACTCAGATAAAATATTAAAGCATGAATAGATGTCAAAGGCTTCTTTTTTAGTAAATTATTTAAACTAAAAAGAATACCTATTATTAAGAATATTATTCCATAAGCAGCATCACCAATTATCATTCCAAAAAATATAAAGAAAAATAACATAAAAATACAACTCACATCCTTCTCTTTATATCCAGGAATTGTGTCTAAAACATCAAAAATAGGCTTGGCAAGCTTAGCAATTCCTCTTCTCTTTACATAAGTAGGAACAACATCGCAATTATCTGGCTCTGCAAACTGTACCGAAAATTTACCTTCAAGAGCTGCACTTTTAAGATCTTCTTGATTATCTTCCGGCAAAAATCCTGTAATGTACACAAAATTTTCATCCTCTACATCCATGTCAGTCATAACTTGCTCAAACTCAACAATTTGATCATACTCTCTTATTTCTTTTTTTAAAACATCTCTATATTTATTTAAAACCGACAATTGGGTTAATTTTTGATCCAAAATTTCACTAACAACTCTTAATTTATTTTCAATAAAATCAAGATCAAAATCAAACTCATATTCCTCAACCGTATCTATTTTTTGCCTAGAATCATTAATAGCTACAAAATAAGCCGTGCCTTTAAAATTCCTAATAATAGCAACCTTAATTTCAGAAGATACCAACAATCTTTTATATTCATCAATTCCAGATTTAAAAAATTGTACATAAATGTTATTTTCGCTTAATTTATTAACCAAATCAAGCGAAAAATGTCCCCAACAAGATATAATATCTCTCTTATTAAGCAATGATTGTTGCATGTTATTCAAATCTTTAATCTCAGAACTTAGATTAACTATACTTTTTGCAACATCCAAAAAATTTTCATTTGAAGAACTTAAAATTTTTACCTCACTATCATCTCCAAGCAAAGATAAAGCCTGAACTAAAATTGCCCTTGTTTCAACAACTTTTTCTAAAGACTCTGAAACTCTATTGCAAAAATTAATATGAACAACTCCTAATTCCCTTAAAATCTCAATAGACTCTCTTTTATATTTTAATAAAGTCAAAATCAAAACTTTCTTCATTTTTACAATCATAAACACAATCCCCCTATCTACCCTTAATCAAGCTAGCTTTAGCCATTTTACCCCTTACAACGGCTGCTGTTTGTTGATCACCAAGATAAACATTAATCTTCTTTATATTCATTCTAGCAGTAGGTATCATAATTTTCTCAAATAAATTTACTCTCTGAGAAGTAGTATTAAGTTCTGCCTCCAATAATCTAGTCTGTTCATTTAAAACTTCAATCTCTACATTTATCTTAATCATATTCTTAATAGAATCTATTCCTCCATCTACCCAATAAGGAGTTAATAAAAGATCATGATTAATATCCTCATATTCAACAGAATTAAATACAGGAATCGTAATACCTGCAATATTTACAAAGACTATTATCACTCTTCTAATCTGAATCCAATCTCTAAAAGGAAACCTCTCACCAAATAAAGCAATCCAAGATCCAATATTTCTCTTAAGCTTATCTTGCTCAATTTTACGCTCTCTTTTAAGAACTTCAACTTTCCTAATTTCCAAATAAAGTTGCTGTTTCTTAAGTTGCAAAGTAGGCAAATATCTACTAAACATCTTAAGGTTATCTTTTTGTTTTTTAAGCTCATTCTTTGTTAACTTAAGTTTGGACATTTCTAATCCTTTTTCCCAGGCCAATACTTCTCTATAAGTTCCGTCTTAATTCCAGTCTCTTTAGGTTCAAAACAATTAGATAGAATCTCCCAACCCAAATCCAAGGCCTCCTCCAAAGGAATATTAACAGACAAGTCCATCAACTTGCTTTCAAACATATTACTGTATTTAAGAAGCTTATCATCCCACTCTGTCATATTAAACCCCATGGCTTTTTTCTCCACAGCTTCCCTTGAAGATGCATAAAGCTTAATCATTGAGTCCATAATCGTTCTATGATCGTCTC harbors:
- a CDS encoding V-type ATP synthase subunit D, whose product is MSKLKLTKNELKKQKDNLKMFSRYLPTLQLKKQQLYLEIRKVEVLKRERKIEQDKLKRNIGSWIALFGERFPFRDWIQIRRVIIVFVNIAGITIPVFNSVEYEDINHDLLLTPYWVDGGIDSIKNMIKINVEIEVLNEQTRLLEAELNTTSQRVNLFEKIMIPTARMNIKKINVYLGDQQTAAVVRGKMAKASLIKGR
- a CDS encoding V-type ATP synthase subunit I, which codes for MIVKMKKVLILTLLKYKRESIEILRELGVVHINFCNRVSESLEKVVETRAILVQALSLLGDDSEVKILSSSNENFLDVAKSIVNLSSEIKDLNNMQQSLLNKRDIISCWGHFSLDLVNKLSENNIYVQFFKSGIDEYKRLLVSSEIKVAIIRNFKGTAYFVAINDSRQKIDTVEEYEFDFDLDFIENKLRVVSEILDQKLTQLSVLNKYRDVLKKEIREYDQIVEFEQVMTDMDVEDENFVYITGFLPEDNQEDLKSAALEGKFSVQFAEPDNCDVVPTYVKRRGIAKLAKPIFDVLDTIPGYKEKDVSCIFMLFFFIFFGMIIGDAAYGIIFLIIGILFSLNNLLKKKPLTSIHALIFYLSTSAIIYGSMTGTWFGSTPFFLDLFPILKLFRLEYLTGKNSMQNIMFVCFTIGLLQILLAHVWNFIRKVKEKPYVHSIAQIGWLIVISGLYYLVLNLILGGDRFPICSFVINTIYVGVVLVFIFEKQDGSNFFMCILKSFGGIIEQFLATVSGFADIISYIRLFAVGLAGLAISDSFNSMSASLLKSSNVGLIIGGIFVVLFGHILNITLSLLSVVVHGVRLNMLEFSNHLGQEWNGYFYRPFRKIKE